A genomic segment from Orrella daihaiensis encodes:
- the mreC gene encoding rod shape-determining protein MreC encodes MARNVDLQLFRRSVPAEVKLVLLGLVCVVLLVVDANSRLLNPVRQAIGIGLYPFQRAVMLPRDAVTLVQDYTNAARMLQQESDDLRRQRIELSQVVTNAAQLLTENEQLRRLLGVVEQRPAYPTVVVEVLYEPVTPFRRRLVFNKGSRDGIAPGMPVIDEGGVVGQVIRVTPFSAEAAMLTDEQLAIPVQLLRNGLRLIAFGSTVPGKLEVRYFSSDADIRVGDALVTSGVGGGFPSGLSVATVQSVERDAASGFARALAEPTAYPERYRHFLVLKVPLNQATEKDTQANQLSSEEPADATR; translated from the coding sequence ATGGCTCGCAACGTTGATCTGCAATTGTTTCGGCGCAGTGTGCCGGCCGAGGTCAAGCTTGTTTTGCTTGGCTTGGTTTGTGTCGTTTTGCTGGTGGTGGATGCCAATTCGCGCCTACTTAATCCAGTGCGCCAGGCGATCGGTATTGGACTCTACCCGTTTCAGCGTGCTGTAATGCTGCCGCGTGACGCTGTCACGCTGGTGCAGGACTACACCAATGCGGCTCGTATGCTGCAGCAAGAAAGTGATGACCTGCGACGCCAGCGCATCGAGCTGTCCCAAGTTGTAACCAATGCCGCCCAGTTATTGACCGAGAACGAACAGTTGCGACGCTTGCTCGGCGTGGTCGAGCAACGGCCTGCTTATCCCACTGTGGTGGTCGAAGTCCTGTATGAGCCGGTGACGCCATTTCGCCGCCGGCTGGTATTTAACAAGGGTAGTCGCGATGGCATCGCTCCCGGCATGCCCGTGATCGACGAGGGTGGTGTGGTTGGTCAGGTGATTCGGGTGACGCCGTTTTCTGCCGAGGCCGCCATGCTCACCGATGAGCAACTTGCGATACCGGTGCAATTGCTGCGCAATGGACTGCGCCTGATTGCCTTTGGATCCACCGTGCCTGGCAAGCTAGAGGTTCGTTATTTCTCATCGGATGCAGATATCCGCGTAGGTGATGCTTTGGTGACCAGTGGCGTGGGGGGTGGTTTCCCGTCCGGTTTGTCGGTGGCTACCGTGCAAAGTGTGGAGCGCGATGCGGCTTCAGGATTTGCCAGAGCATTGGCCGAACCAACTGCCTATCCAGAGAGGTATCGGCATTTTCTGGTACTTAAAGTGCCGTTAAATCAGGCAACAGAAAAAGATACTCAAGCGAATCAGCTATCGAGCGAGGAGCCAGCCGATGCGACGAGATAA
- the pyrE gene encoding orotate phosphoribosyltransferase translates to MATSISASNCESFVDFALQEGVLRFGEFMTKSGRLSPYFFNAGLFNHGASVGRLGQFYAQALIDAGIDFDMLFGPAYKGIPLATTAAISLSSHPRLAGRSIPFAFNRKEAKAHGEGGTLVGAPLKGKVVIIDDVITAGTSVNESVDIIRSAGAEPVAVLIALDRMERAGNDHELSTNSAVQEVALRHGMPVIAIANLENILAVIRERAEFAQYEAAVLAYRQRYGI, encoded by the coding sequence ATGGCAACTTCAATATCGGCCTCAAACTGTGAGTCATTTGTCGACTTTGCGTTGCAAGAGGGCGTTTTGCGATTTGGCGAATTCATGACCAAGTCGGGTCGCTTGAGCCCATACTTTTTTAACGCAGGCCTGTTTAATCATGGCGCAAGCGTCGGGCGATTGGGTCAATTTTACGCACAAGCCCTGATTGATGCCGGCATCGACTTTGACATGTTGTTTGGTCCGGCCTACAAGGGCATACCTCTGGCCACAACAGCTGCAATTTCACTTTCATCTCATCCGCGCCTAGCGGGTCGTAGTATCCCGTTTGCATTCAATCGTAAGGAAGCCAAGGCCCATGGCGAGGGCGGCACGCTAGTGGGCGCACCCCTGAAAGGCAAAGTGGTGATCATTGATGACGTGATTACAGCAGGCACCTCTGTCAACGAATCGGTCGATATTATTCGCAGTGCAGGTGCAGAACCAGTGGCCGTTCTCATCGCGCTCGATCGCATGGAGCGAGCGGGCAACGATCATGAGTTATCGACAAACTCTGCTGTGCAAGAGGTTGCCTTGCGTCATGGTATGCCGGTGATCGCAATTGCAAATCTGGAGAACATTTTGGCGGTTATCCGCGAGCGTGCTGAGTTTGCCCAGTATGAGGCAGCCGTGCTCGCTTACCGCCAGCGCTACGGCATTTAA
- the rodA gene encoding rod shape-determining protein RodA, producing MISLFNWLMQGLRAIDWPLLLIVACLSGIGLLVMHSAVGGTDWRFEDQSQYFVFALVLMWTVALVPPQWLAKMAPLLYGAGLFLLVAVMFVGDTSKGATRWLDLGFVRLQPSEIMKIALPLLLAWYFQKREGKRNPLDYLIGLVLVAVPFLLIVRQPDLGTALLVASAGFFVLYFAGLSFKLLVPVTIAAVLGIGLVLAYEDSLCAPQTDWVVLHEYQKGRVCTLLDPAKDPLGKGFHTIQSTIAVGSGGLYGRGYMEGTQAQLDFIPERTTDFIFAVFAEEFGLYGSVALLFLFLLMVARGLVIAQRSETTFCRLAASSLTMVLFVYVFVNIGMVIGILPVVGVPLPFFSYGGTALLTLALALGILMSVSAHRSSMPASNARTGLGSP from the coding sequence ATGATTAGCCTCTTTAACTGGCTCATGCAGGGGTTGCGTGCCATTGATTGGCCTTTGCTGCTGATCGTGGCATGTCTGTCTGGCATCGGTCTGCTGGTGATGCACTCGGCTGTTGGCGGCACCGACTGGCGGTTTGAAGATCAAAGCCAATATTTTGTGTTTGCACTCGTGTTGATGTGGACAGTTGCGTTGGTTCCGCCACAGTGGCTAGCCAAGATGGCACCCCTTTTGTATGGCGCTGGCCTGTTCCTTTTAGTGGCGGTCATGTTTGTTGGTGATACCAGTAAAGGCGCTACTCGCTGGTTAGACCTCGGCTTCGTTCGCTTGCAGCCTTCTGAGATCATGAAAATAGCATTGCCACTGCTACTGGCTTGGTACTTTCAAAAGCGCGAAGGCAAGCGCAACCCGCTTGACTACCTGATTGGGCTGGTGCTTGTCGCGGTGCCGTTTTTATTGATTGTGCGTCAACCCGATCTCGGCACAGCCTTGCTGGTCGCTAGCGCAGGATTTTTTGTGTTGTATTTTGCAGGGCTGTCTTTCAAGTTGCTTGTTCCAGTTACGATCGCAGCCGTACTTGGCATTGGTTTGGTGTTGGCCTACGAGGACTCGTTGTGCGCTCCGCAGACCGATTGGGTAGTCTTGCACGAATACCAGAAAGGTCGCGTTTGTACATTGCTCGATCCTGCCAAGGATCCACTGGGTAAAGGATTTCACACCATTCAGTCAACCATTGCAGTCGGTTCAGGCGGGCTGTATGGTCGTGGTTACATGGAAGGCACGCAAGCGCAGTTGGATTTCATACCGGAGCGTACAACTGACTTCATTTTTGCGGTGTTTGCTGAGGAGTTCGGGCTGTACGGCTCCGTGGCCCTGCTGTTTTTATTTTTATTGATGGTTGCTCGAGGCTTGGTGATCGCGCAGCGTTCTGAGACGACGTTTTGTCGTTTGGCAGCTAGCAGTCTCACCATGGTGTTGTTTGTCTACGTATTTGTAAACATCGGTATGGTGATCGGTATCTTGCCGGTGGTGGGTGTACCGTTGCCGTTTTTTAGCTATGGCGGCACTGCATTACTCACGTTAGCGCTAGCACTTGGGATCTTGATGAGTGTCAGCGCTCACCGATCATCAATGCCCGCAAGTAATGCCCGCACCGGTTTGGGTAGCCCGTAG
- the mreD gene encoding rod shape-determining protein MreD, with the protein MRRDNGGVEARAGLLRTVGMGADSRDVHTDGWVVWGSILLVFLLSLLPWRMAIWAPDLLMLVIAFWVVHEGNKVGLVAGFVFGLLIDVHDSGPLGQYALTYVLVCYGAVVLRRRLLRFNLWRQALHMLPVFVLARTLTLALTASLMGVWPGWWWAAAILLASLLWVPVGWILLLPGNRLAAMNSQTD; encoded by the coding sequence ATGCGACGAGATAACGGTGGCGTAGAGGCGCGCGCCGGATTGCTGCGTACGGTGGGCATGGGCGCTGACAGCAGGGATGTGCACACTGATGGTTGGGTTGTCTGGGGTTCGATATTGCTGGTGTTTTTATTGAGCCTATTGCCATGGCGTATGGCGATCTGGGCCCCAGACCTGCTGATGCTGGTGATCGCTTTTTGGGTGGTGCATGAGGGTAATAAGGTGGGTCTGGTCGCTGGCTTTGTCTTCGGTCTACTCATTGATGTCCATGATTCCGGACCCTTGGGCCAGTATGCGCTCACCTATGTATTGGTGTGCTACGGGGCGGTGGTCCTGCGGCGACGCCTGTTGCGGTTTAACCTTTGGCGGCAGGCTCTGCACATGCTGCCAGTCTTCGTGTTGGCTCGCACGCTGACGCTCGCGCTGACTGCCTCGCTGATGGGCGTATGGCCGGGATGGTGGTGGGCAGCAGCCATTTTGCTTGCCTCGCTGCTGTGGGTGCCGGTAGGATGGATCCTATTGTTGCCGGGCAACCGACTCGCTGCAATGAACTCGCAGACGGATTGA
- the mrdA gene encoding penicillin-binding protein 2 encodes MFDFKSANERERNRFGLRVWVAGFAVLLAFGLLGWRLWVLQVQQHHGLLQRADNNRTAVVPIPPRRGEILDRNGEVLARNYLSYTLDVVPAQVDSMDGLLADLERVVSLSDRQKRQFERRLREAGPFAPVLLRNDLSDTEAAYFAAQAFRFPGVELKARWVRQYPQGQSAAHVVGYIGRISERDLQNLDASNELGNYRGTDVIGKKGIEKSWETQLHGQTGIESLEVTARGKPVQTLHRIDPVPGHDLVLSLDLRLQRIAEQAFEGQRGALVAIDPNNGEILAFVSQPSFDPNLFVDGIDHESWKQLNESEDKPLITRPVYGTYPIGSTYKPFVALAAMALGKRTPDTKIYDPGYYEMGKTRFRNAGSVPYGHVDVHKSLVVSSDVYYYSMAEEITVDALHDFMKPFGFGQKTGIDLVGERTGILPSTDWKKSAFKDAEQQRWYPGETVSVLIGQGYNAFSLMQLAQATAVLANGGTYYRPQLVRAIKRGGSAEPVPSEVMHRIDLDPKAVSAVRDALVDVTKVGTARKAFATAPYEVAGKTGTIQLFNLKGAKYKRDEVDERLRDHSAFMGYAPSKNPTIALAVLVENAGWGSEVAAPIARAVFDAWLMPETADVAKAPVGETAR; translated from the coding sequence ATGTTTGACTTTAAAAGTGCCAACGAACGTGAACGTAACCGCTTCGGCCTTCGGGTCTGGGTGGCTGGCTTCGCTGTATTGCTGGCATTCGGTTTACTCGGTTGGCGTTTGTGGGTTTTACAGGTTCAGCAGCATCATGGCCTGCTGCAGCGAGCCGACAACAACCGCACGGCTGTTGTACCTATCCCGCCGCGTCGCGGTGAAATTCTGGACCGAAACGGTGAGGTACTGGCGCGCAATTATTTGAGTTACACACTCGATGTGGTACCGGCCCAGGTTGATTCCATGGATGGACTCTTGGCGGATCTTGAACGGGTGGTATCGCTGTCTGATCGACAAAAACGTCAATTCGAACGCCGTTTGCGTGAAGCGGGTCCGTTTGCGCCAGTTTTGCTGCGTAACGACCTGTCTGATACGGAGGCCGCATATTTTGCGGCTCAGGCATTCCGATTTCCAGGCGTAGAGTTAAAAGCGCGGTGGGTGCGTCAATATCCTCAAGGTCAGAGTGCAGCGCACGTGGTGGGCTACATCGGTCGCATATCAGAGCGAGACCTGCAAAACCTGGATGCCAGTAATGAGCTTGGGAATTACCGCGGCACAGATGTGATTGGAAAAAAAGGCATTGAAAAATCCTGGGAAACCCAGTTGCACGGTCAGACAGGCATCGAATCGCTCGAGGTCACGGCTCGCGGCAAGCCAGTTCAAACCTTGCACCGAATTGACCCAGTGCCGGGTCATGACCTGGTCCTTTCGTTGGATTTGCGGCTGCAGCGTATTGCGGAGCAGGCTTTTGAGGGGCAGCGTGGTGCATTAGTGGCTATCGATCCGAACAATGGCGAGATTCTGGCCTTTGTGTCGCAACCTTCGTTTGATCCCAATTTGTTTGTCGATGGGATCGACCATGAGAGTTGGAAGCAACTGAATGAATCAGAAGACAAGCCGCTGATTACCCGGCCTGTGTACGGTACCTACCCTATCGGTTCGACATATAAACCATTCGTGGCGTTAGCAGCGATGGCCCTTGGCAAACGCACACCCGATACAAAAATCTACGATCCTGGCTATTACGAGATGGGTAAAACCCGGTTTAGAAACGCCGGTTCCGTGCCCTACGGTCATGTCGATGTGCACAAGTCGCTAGTGGTGTCGTCAGACGTTTATTACTACTCCATGGCTGAGGAGATCACGGTTGATGCGCTGCATGACTTCATGAAACCGTTCGGTTTCGGACAAAAAACTGGCATTGATCTGGTTGGTGAACGCACGGGCATCTTACCTTCGACCGACTGGAAGAAATCAGCTTTTAAAGATGCCGAGCAGCAACGCTGGTATCCGGGCGAAACTGTGTCTGTGCTGATTGGGCAGGGTTACAACGCTTTCTCACTGATGCAATTGGCTCAGGCTACTGCAGTGCTTGCAAACGGTGGTACCTACTATCGTCCTCAGCTCGTACGGGCAATCAAGCGTGGCGGCTCGGCTGAGCCGGTGCCATCGGAAGTGATGCATAGAATTGATCTGGATCCTAAAGCGGTCAGTGCTGTGCGCGATGCACTCGTGGATGTCACAAAGGTAGGTACCGCTCGCAAAGCATTTGCAACGGCACCTTACGAAGTCGCCGGCAAAACTGGCACGATTCAGCTCTTTAACCTCAAGGGCGCCAAGTACAAGCGCGATGAGGTTGATGAGCGACTCAGAGATCATTCGGCCTTCATGGGCTATGCGCCGAGCAAAAACCCGACCATTGCCCTGGCAGTTTTAGTCGAAAATGCAGGGTGGGGCAGCGAAGTGGCCGCCCCTATTGCCCGAGCAGTGTTTGACGCATGGCTGATGCCTGAAACGGCTGATGTTGCAAAAGCACCCGTTGGTGAGACAGCGAGATGA
- a CDS encoding rod shape-determining protein, with protein sequence MFGFLRSYFSSDMAIDLGTANTLIYVRGKGIVLDEPSVVAIRHESGGGGKRIIQAVGREAKQMLGRVPGNIEAIRPMKDGVIADFTVTEQMLKQFIRMVHPRNIFAPSPRIIVCVPCGSTQVERRAIRESALGAGASEVYLIEEPMAAAIGAGLNVSDASGSMVVDIGGGTTEVAVISLGGMVYKGSVRVGGDKFDEAIVNYIRRNYGMLIGEPTAELIKKEIGSAFPGAEVREIEVKGRNLAEGVPRSFTVSSNEILESLTDPLNQIVSAVKIALENTPPELGADITDKGIALTGGGALLADLDRLLQEETGLPVVVAEDPLTCVVRGCGDALEHLEKLGAIFIDD encoded by the coding sequence ATGTTCGGATTCCTGCGTAGTTACTTTTCCAGCGACATGGCTATCGACCTCGGTACGGCCAATACGCTGATCTATGTTCGTGGCAAGGGCATTGTGCTTGATGAGCCTTCGGTGGTCGCGATCCGGCACGAAAGTGGCGGGGGTGGTAAACGCATCATTCAGGCGGTTGGTCGCGAGGCCAAGCAGATGCTTGGTCGGGTCCCGGGTAACATTGAAGCCATTCGTCCGATGAAGGACGGCGTGATCGCTGACTTCACCGTCACAGAGCAAATGCTCAAGCAATTCATTCGCATGGTCCACCCGCGTAATATCTTTGCGCCAAGCCCTCGCATTATCGTTTGCGTGCCTTGTGGTTCAACGCAGGTTGAGCGTCGCGCGATCCGCGAGTCAGCCCTAGGTGCGGGGGCCAGTGAGGTTTACCTGATTGAGGAACCCATGGCGGCGGCTATTGGTGCTGGTCTGAACGTCTCAGACGCCAGTGGATCCATGGTGGTTGATATCGGTGGTGGTACGACCGAGGTGGCGGTGATCTCGCTTGGCGGGATGGTCTACAAGGGCTCGGTCAGGGTCGGTGGCGATAAATTTGATGAAGCGATTGTCAATTACATCCGCCGCAATTACGGCATGCTGATTGGTGAGCCAACTGCAGAGTTGATTAAAAAAGAGATTGGTTCAGCCTTTCCGGGCGCTGAAGTACGTGAAATCGAAGTCAAAGGCCGTAATCTGGCTGAAGGTGTGCCGCGCAGCTTTACCGTGTCCTCTAACGAGATACTCGAATCGCTGACCGACCCCCTGAATCAGATCGTGTCTGCTGTCAAAATTGCGCTTGAAAACACGCCACCTGAACTTGGTGCTGACATCACTGACAAAGGTATCGCCTTAACCGGCGGTGGTGCTTTGCTCGCAGACCTCGACCGACTGTTACAGGAAGAGACCGGTTTGCCTGTTGTGGTGGCTGAGGATCCCTTGACGTGTGTGGTGCGCGGCTGCGGCGATGCTCTGGAGCACCTGGAAAAGCTTGGTGCGATCTTTATCGACGACTAA
- the gatB gene encoding Asp-tRNA(Asn)/Glu-tRNA(Gln) amidotransferase subunit GatB, whose amino-acid sequence MKWEVVIGLETHVQLRTHSKIFSSSSTRYGAAPNTQANEVDMALPGSLPVLNRQAVEHAIRFGLAIGAHIAPRSIFARKNYFYPDLPKNYQISQYEIPVVSGGTINCVVGDEPRTFALTRAHLEEDAGKSLHENFTGPDGKPCSGIDLNRAGTPLLEIVSEPDMRSAAEAVAYAKALHALVTWLGICDGNMQEGSFRIDANVSVRPFGQKEFGTRTETKNVNSFRFLERAILFEVQRQIELIEDGGTVTQETRLYDADRDETRSMRSKEDAHDYRYFPDPDLPPLVISNEWIEQVRANMPELPEQMRERFVNDMGLAPADAAQICQDPEAAQYFEAVAKALPAGQGKLAANWLMGEVSAALNRDDLTLSACPVTPEQLAKLLERIIDGTISNKIARDVFSQMWTSADKDADQIIESNGLKQISDTGAIGAMVDEVIANHAAIVEEYRAGKQKAFNSLVGQVMKLAKGKANPAQVNDLLKQKLDG is encoded by the coding sequence ATGAAGTGGGAAGTCGTCATTGGGTTGGAGACGCACGTCCAGTTGCGCACCCACAGCAAAATCTTTTCCAGCAGCTCCACCCGATACGGTGCAGCGCCAAACACGCAGGCCAATGAAGTTGACATGGCGTTGCCTGGCTCATTACCGGTACTGAACCGCCAGGCTGTTGAACACGCGATTCGATTCGGTTTAGCGATCGGTGCGCACATTGCACCGCGCTCCATTTTTGCGCGTAAAAATTATTTCTACCCTGACCTCCCCAAAAACTACCAAATCAGTCAGTATGAAATTCCGGTGGTGTCAGGCGGAACGATCAATTGTGTTGTAGGCGATGAGCCACGCACATTTGCCCTCACGCGGGCGCACCTTGAAGAGGATGCTGGCAAATCCTTACATGAAAACTTCACCGGTCCAGACGGCAAACCATGTTCTGGCATAGACCTGAACCGCGCCGGCACGCCACTGTTAGAAATTGTGTCAGAACCAGATATGCGCTCGGCTGCAGAAGCCGTTGCGTATGCCAAAGCACTGCATGCCTTGGTGACGTGGCTAGGCATCTGTGATGGCAACATGCAGGAGGGCTCGTTTCGAATCGACGCCAACGTTTCCGTGCGCCCATTCGGCCAAAAAGAGTTCGGTACCCGTACCGAGACCAAGAACGTCAACTCGTTCAGATTTCTCGAGCGCGCCATCCTATTCGAAGTGCAACGTCAGATTGAACTGATCGAAGACGGTGGCACAGTGACACAGGAAACCAGGCTCTACGACGCCGATCGCGATGAGACCCGGAGCATGCGTAGCAAAGAAGACGCGCATGACTATCGATATTTCCCAGACCCTGATCTGCCGCCATTGGTGATTAGCAACGAGTGGATCGAGCAGGTTCGTGCCAATATGCCTGAGTTGCCGGAACAAATGCGTGAGCGCTTTGTCAACGACATGGGACTGGCGCCGGCCGACGCTGCTCAGATCTGCCAGGATCCCGAAGCAGCGCAGTATTTTGAAGCGGTGGCAAAAGCACTACCTGCCGGCCAAGGCAAATTAGCGGCCAACTGGTTGATGGGAGAAGTCTCAGCTGCTCTAAATCGTGATGACCTTACATTAAGCGCTTGCCCCGTCACACCAGAACAACTGGCAAAGCTGCTAGAGCGTATCATCGACGGCACGATTTCCAACAAGATCGCCCGAGATGTGTTCAGTCAGATGTGGACTTCAGCAGACAAAGATGCCGACCAGATCATTGAGTCAAATGGCTTGAAGCAAATCAGTGACACGGGTGCAATCGGTGCCATGGTAGATGAAGTGATCGCCAACCATGCTGCAATCGTTGAGGAATACCGCGCTGGCAAACAAAAAGCATTCAACTCACTGGTCGGTCAGGTCATGAAACTGGCCAAGGGCAAAGCGAATCCAGCGCAGGTCAATGATCTGCTGAAACAAAAACTTGACGGTTAA
- the mutY gene encoding A/G-specific adenine glycosylase — translation MATQRLALRIVNWQRTHGRNELPWQNTRDPYRVWLSEIMLQQTQVTTVIDYYHRFVERFPSVKSLANADIDEVLALWAGLGYYARARNLHACAKTVVDLWQGEFPELAADLETLPGIGASTAAAIAAFCHGQRVAILDGNVKRVLTRYFAIRDDITLTATNRRLWEIAQNEVPSHQLISAQPDAMARYTQGMMDLGATVCTRHKPKCKQCPVQQHCLANELGVPEEFPVKTVKRRDKPVRDLNLLWLTVNGHVLLEKRPDQGIWGGLWCLPTDTNICSQLGLGAAVPMASFAHELTHFRMVITPWRLHHAAASQTFQTLNKNQRWVPLLSLDGYGLPKPVRALLAGIDDR, via the coding sequence ATGGCAACACAGCGCCTTGCCTTGCGAATCGTCAATTGGCAGCGAACCCATGGGCGCAATGAGCTGCCCTGGCAGAACACCCGTGATCCTTACCGGGTCTGGCTGTCAGAGATTATGTTGCAACAAACCCAGGTCACCACTGTCATCGACTATTACCACAGGTTTGTAGAGCGTTTTCCGTCGGTCAAGTCCTTGGCAAACGCAGACATTGATGAGGTTCTCGCGCTTTGGGCAGGTCTGGGCTATTACGCCCGCGCGCGCAACCTGCACGCTTGCGCCAAGACCGTCGTTGACCTGTGGCAAGGAGAGTTTCCAGAGCTCGCGGCCGATCTCGAGACCTTACCAGGAATCGGTGCCTCGACTGCAGCGGCCATTGCAGCTTTTTGTCATGGCCAGCGAGTCGCCATACTGGATGGCAACGTCAAACGTGTTCTGACTCGCTACTTCGCGATTCGTGATGACATCACCCTAACTGCCACGAATCGGCGCCTTTGGGAAATCGCGCAAAACGAAGTGCCAAGCCATCAACTCATCAGTGCCCAGCCTGATGCCATGGCTCGCTACACCCAAGGCATGATGGATTTGGGTGCCACCGTGTGCACCCGCCACAAGCCCAAATGCAAGCAGTGTCCTGTACAACAGCACTGCCTCGCCAACGAACTCGGGGTGCCTGAGGAGTTCCCGGTCAAAACAGTCAAAAGGCGAGACAAGCCCGTGCGAGATCTCAACTTGCTATGGCTAACGGTGAATGGACACGTGCTGCTCGAAAAACGTCCAGACCAAGGCATCTGGGGAGGACTATGGTGCCTGCCAACTGACACAAACATCTGTAGCCAACTCGGACTTGGAGCCGCTGTGCCAATGGCAAGCTTCGCCCATGAATTGACTCACTTTCGAATGGTCATTACCCCATGGCGCTTGCACCACGCCGCAGCATCGCAAACCTTTCAAACGCTCAACAAAAACCAGCGTTGGGTTCCATTGCTCAGCCTTGATGGCTACGGGCTACCCAAACCGGTGCGGGCATTACTTGCGGGCATTGATGATCGGTGA
- the gatC gene encoding Asp-tRNA(Asn)/Glu-tRNA(Gln) amidotransferase subunit GatC, whose product MALTETDVTRIARLARLHLQNTEVPALQTELNEVMGLIEQLQSINTEGIEPMAHPLSAIGDIGLRLREDRALPTNDEATREHFMQNAPAREAGVFLVPRVIE is encoded by the coding sequence ATGGCATTGACTGAAACCGACGTGACTCGAATTGCACGACTCGCGAGGCTGCATCTTCAAAATACTGAGGTGCCAGCGCTACAAACCGAGCTAAATGAAGTCATGGGTCTTATTGAGCAACTGCAATCGATCAACACCGAGGGTATCGAACCGATGGCCCATCCCTTATCGGCCATTGGCGACATTGGCCTGCGTCTTCGGGAAGATCGAGCGTTGCCGACTAACGATGAGGCCACGCGCGAGCACTTCATGCAAAACGCCCCCGCTCGTGAAGCGGGTGTGTTTCTCGTGCCAAGAGTAATTGAGTGA
- the gatA gene encoding Asp-tRNA(Asn)/Glu-tRNA(Gln) amidotransferase subunit GatA, translating into MSRFLKEFPTIRAFRQALGQGQFSAQEAASTLLQEIEQNQALNAFVDINKELTLAQALLADKQLTVGADSANRVLLGTPLAHKDIFVTEGWRTTAGSKMLRDYLSPFNATVIDALNAAGTVSLGKVSCDEFAMGSGNEHAAIGPVLNPWDHEVVPGGSSGGSAAAVAAGLVLGATGTDTGGSVRQPAALCGICGIKPTYGVASRFGMIAYASSLDQAGVMANNADDLALLLDAISGFDPRDATSIETCHGTANAPGRILADYNKCLQSYVGDKPLKGIRIGVPKEYFGQGLNNDVATAVQAAIAELEALGASRVDISLPNTAYAIPAYYVIAPAEASSNLARYDAVRYGHRTSEYSDLEDMTARSRTEGFGAEVRKRIMIGTYVLSHGYYDAYYLQAQRVRRLIAEGFQTAFANQCDVILGPVNPTVAPAIGSVAQDATAEWLGDIYTLSVNLAGLPGMSIPCGFAPGHRGQPLPVGLQLIGNYFDEGRMLAIAHTYQQVTDWHTRRPGGAA; encoded by the coding sequence ATGAGCAGATTCCTAAAAGAATTCCCCACCATTCGGGCGTTTCGTCAAGCGCTTGGTCAAGGTCAGTTCTCTGCGCAGGAAGCAGCCTCCACGCTGCTACAGGAAATCGAACAAAACCAGGCACTGAATGCCTTTGTGGATATCAACAAAGAGCTTACGCTGGCACAAGCCCTATTGGCCGACAAACAACTGACCGTGGGTGCGGATAGCGCCAACAGGGTTTTGCTGGGAACGCCGCTGGCGCACAAGGATATCTTTGTCACTGAAGGGTGGCGCACTACCGCCGGCAGCAAGATGCTGCGAGACTACCTGAGCCCTTTTAATGCCACTGTTATCGATGCCTTGAATGCAGCAGGCACCGTTAGCCTGGGTAAAGTCAGTTGTGACGAATTTGCGATGGGCTCGGGTAATGAGCACGCTGCGATCGGGCCAGTCTTGAACCCTTGGGATCATGAAGTCGTTCCAGGCGGATCATCAGGCGGCTCCGCAGCGGCCGTGGCTGCAGGGCTGGTGCTAGGGGCCACCGGTACTGACACGGGCGGCTCGGTCAGGCAACCAGCTGCGCTATGTGGGATTTGCGGTATCAAGCCGACTTACGGTGTGGCTTCCCGATTTGGGATGATTGCATACGCATCAAGCCTGGATCAGGCTGGCGTGATGGCCAATAACGCCGATGACCTGGCACTACTTCTCGATGCAATCAGCGGTTTCGACCCGCGTGACGCCACCAGCATCGAAACATGCCACGGCACCGCCAATGCACCTGGACGTATCCTCGCTGATTACAACAAATGCCTCCAATCGTATGTAGGCGACAAGCCATTAAAGGGCATACGCATCGGCGTACCGAAAGAATATTTCGGTCAGGGACTGAACAACGATGTGGCAACCGCAGTGCAAGCAGCCATTGCCGAACTTGAGGCGCTTGGCGCATCGCGAGTCGACATCTCACTGCCAAACACGGCCTATGCCATTCCCGCTTATTACGTCATCGCACCGGCTGAGGCCTCTAGTAACCTAGCCCGATATGATGCGGTGAGGTATGGGCATCGAACCAGCGAATACAGTGATCTTGAAGACATGACAGCGCGCTCGCGTACCGAAGGGTTTGGGGCTGAAGTCCGAAAGCGCATCATGATTGGCACCTACGTGCTTTCTCACGGTTACTACGACGCGTACTATTTGCAAGCCCAAAGAGTGCGGCGGCTAATCGCTGAAGGATTCCAGACCGCGTTCGCTAACCAGTGCGATGTCATTCTCGGCCCCGTGAATCCGACGGTCGCACCAGCGATCGGTAGCGTGGCACAAGATGCCACCGCTGAGTGGCTTGGTGACATCTATACATTGAGCGTTAATCTCGCTGGCTTGCCCGGCATGTCTATTCCATGTGGCTTTGCCCCCGGACACCGAGGTCAACCACTACCCGTTGGTTTGCAATTAATTGGAAATTATTTCGACGAGGGACGGATGCTGGCGATTGCTCACACCTACCAACAAGTCACGGATTGGCATACTCGCCGCCCCGGAGGTGCAGCATGA